Proteins co-encoded in one Carcharodon carcharias isolate sCarCar2 chromosome 7, sCarCar2.pri, whole genome shotgun sequence genomic window:
- the LOC121280158 gene encoding 40S ribosomal protein S29-like, whose amino-acid sequence MGHQQLYWSHPRKFGQGSSSCRVCAHRHGLIRKYGLNMCCQCFRQYAKDIGFVPLD is encoded by the coding sequence ATGGGTCATCAGCAGCTTTACTGGTCCCACCCTAGGAAATTCGGCCAGGGCTCCAGCTCATGCCGAGTCTGTGCGCACCGACACGGCCTGATCCGGAAATATGGCCTCAACATGTGCTGCCAGTGCTTCAGACAATACGCTAAAGATATCGGCTTCGTCCCACTGGACTAA